In one window of Aerosakkonema funiforme FACHB-1375 DNA:
- a CDS encoding P-aminobenzoate N-oxygenase AurF produces the protein MKDDLKQTVRQLSDNPTIYRKLQINYTRNKLHDRTAAIDEAVGHFRYEDCRNEYWNPEEFSLLYGTPLWEQSSQHQRVILNQLYWVAYYSQIVSAEIATIFFNQTSAAGLYAQEDFRLICDTLDLESSQERAHINAFRTIAKQVEEALFGEHIFTYPMRSPFTETMVYADTNALKTWWKKMQLQYFGLISANNTFLACQYFTVRGVRTLNGKLIQHKLSNYYQKHPHQDKAPIPAKISYYHFLDESFHFNSSTIISHDVVTCLAPPTAFESSIANLGLWGCQRDHFHFSAAINGIFWYDPALYGKIYRVLRSPLFALTDIEAKEMMRRCFTEESEGLHRSYLTHQEAMESYKVYVEKLDYLWKRNREMSLMASNSIPRYLEIQKKAFQRFEQQHQEDLCHV, from the coding sequence ATGAAAGACGATCTAAAACAAACTGTTCGGCAACTGTCAGATAATCCAACGATATATCGCAAGTTGCAAATTAATTACACACGCAACAAACTGCACGATCGCACTGCTGCGATCGATGAAGCAGTCGGACATTTTCGTTATGAAGATTGCCGAAACGAATATTGGAATCCAGAAGAGTTTTCGTTGCTGTACGGTACGCCTTTATGGGAACAATCCAGCCAACATCAGCGCGTCATTTTAAATCAACTTTACTGGGTAGCCTACTACTCCCAAATAGTCTCCGCAGAAATTGCGACAATCTTCTTCAATCAAACCAGTGCAGCCGGACTTTACGCGCAGGAAGATTTTCGTTTAATCTGCGATACTTTAGATTTGGAATCCTCTCAAGAACGCGCTCACATCAACGCATTTCGCACTATTGCCAAACAGGTTGAGGAAGCTTTGTTTGGAGAGCATATCTTTACCTACCCAATGCGAAGTCCCTTTACCGAAACAATGGTTTATGCCGACACCAATGCGCTAAAAACTTGGTGGAAAAAGATGCAATTGCAATACTTTGGCTTAATTTCGGCGAATAATACCTTTTTGGCTTGTCAGTATTTCACAGTTAGAGGAGTGCGGACGTTAAATGGTAAATTGATCCAACACAAACTCAGCAACTATTATCAGAAACATCCCCATCAAGACAAAGCACCCATTCCCGCTAAAATTTCTTATTATCACTTTCTGGATGAAAGCTTTCATTTCAATAGTTCGACAATTATATCTCACGATGTTGTCACTTGTCTTGCGCCGCCGACTGCATTTGAAAGTTCGATCGCTAATTTAGGATTATGGGGATGTCAGCGCGATCACTTTCACTTTTCGGCTGCGATTAATGGGATTTTCTGGTACGATCCGGCGCTGTATGGCAAGATTTATCGCGTGTTGCGATCGCCTCTTTTCGCTCTAACAGACATAGAGGCTAAAGAAATGATGCGACGCTGTTTTACCGAAGAGTCAGAAGGATTACACCGCAGTTATTTAACGCATCAGGAAGCAATGGAATCTTATAAAGTCTATGTTGAAAAACTCGATTACCTGTGGAAACGCAATCGCGAAATGTCACTCATGGCATCAAATTCAATTCCGCGATATTTGGAAATCCAAAAAAAAGCCTTTCAACGCTTTGAACAGCAACATCAAGAGGATTTGTGCCATGTCTGA
- a CDS encoding ferritin-like domain-containing protein has translation MTNDNLKYPVSGFDLLHTESDDRLRRILTAALPHRVNCTVNSYRECDYWDAAFFNLDRVKIFQAASDVEKCAILQLTNRSLLEESYFIEKAGVGYMAKMVLLAETVEERMLYGLFAADEATHLSHIGYFCPEMEQIGSENPFLRLLAEVVESADKTVLLFVLQVVLEGWGLSHYRRLAKECRHEVLAELFFSFLDAEARHHATGSLLFEEISISQSSQTLIIELLARFLMMVQVGPQSVLTAIERVMGHLSRSQKIQILQELDTETHSGMRLKLLRSLMQGGSGDAIVQALEERGYFAPLPAHKCVY, from the coding sequence ATGACAAATGACAATTTAAAATATCCAGTTTCAGGATTTGACTTACTGCATACAGAATCCGACGATAGATTGCGACGCATACTCACAGCAGCATTGCCGCATCGTGTAAATTGCACAGTTAATTCCTACCGTGAATGCGATTATTGGGACGCTGCATTTTTTAACCTAGATCGAGTCAAAATTTTTCAAGCCGCAAGTGATGTCGAAAAATGTGCTATTCTGCAATTAACCAATCGCAGCTTGTTAGAAGAATCCTATTTCATAGAGAAAGCCGGCGTTGGCTACATGGCAAAAATGGTGTTGTTAGCAGAAACAGTTGAGGAGCGAATGCTCTACGGATTGTTTGCGGCTGATGAAGCTACTCACCTCAGTCATATTGGTTATTTTTGCCCGGAAATGGAACAAATTGGCAGCGAAAACCCGTTTCTGCGGTTATTAGCAGAAGTAGTTGAAAGTGCAGATAAAACGGTGCTGTTGTTTGTGTTACAAGTGGTGTTAGAAGGATGGGGTTTAAGTCATTACCGCCGACTGGCAAAAGAATGTCGCCATGAAGTTCTTGCAGAGCTTTTTTTTAGTTTTTTGGACGCAGAAGCACGCCATCATGCTACGGGAAGTTTATTGTTTGAGGAAATTTCTATTTCACAATCTAGTCAAACATTAATTATCGAACTGTTGGCAAGGTTTCTTATGATGGTACAGGTGGGCCCGCAAAGCGTGCTGACAGCGATCGAACGGGTGATGGGACATCTGTCGCGATCGCAAAAAATTCAAATTCTGCAAGAATTGGATACGGAAACTCACAGCGGGATGCGATTAAAACTGCTGCGATCGCTCATGCAGGGAGGATCTGGTGATGCGATCGTCCAAGCGTTAGAAGAACGAGGATATTTTGCACCACTACCCGCTCATAAATGCGTATATTAA
- a CDS encoding aromatic ring-hydroxylating dioxygenase subunit alpha: MSSAKPHSTFNNPTQFIEGWYWALSSRELKVGRVKAVTLLGRNLAIYRGFSGQVVAIDAYCPHMGAHLAEGKVDGDGIRCFFHNWKYDSKGICVDIPSLVKPLPVCIKTWQTEEKYGMIWVWVGEEKPSSLPFVPELEEVECDYILGTRFVKNCHPNVLLINAIDAHHFNTVHNLPLEIVFNSQELKSNAIAFSNTTRGGDDSWLIRLIRPLYENEVTYSMCYWYGSTGTVTLGPDFLHFYIMFALRMIEGGKTEGQTILVTRKRSGCLGWGINRGLLWLTQQVGNYFAKGDTQVFQTIQFDLKTPTKADRSIIEFIQHVNRQKALTWGNWEAVNYSEDNDRHSSSTSLMLDYDK, from the coding sequence ATGTCTTCTGCCAAGCCACACTCGACCTTTAACAATCCGACACAATTTATAGAAGGATGGTACTGGGCATTGTCATCGAGAGAATTAAAAGTTGGCAGGGTAAAAGCTGTCACGCTTTTGGGTAGAAATTTGGCAATTTATCGGGGTTTCAGCGGTCAGGTAGTGGCGATCGATGCCTATTGCCCTCATATGGGCGCTCATTTGGCGGAGGGAAAGGTAGATGGGGATGGAATTCGCTGTTTTTTCCATAACTGGAAATACGATTCTAAGGGAATTTGTGTAGATATTCCTTCGCTTGTTAAACCGCTACCTGTATGTATTAAAACTTGGCAAACTGAAGAAAAGTACGGCATGATTTGGGTTTGGGTAGGAGAAGAAAAGCCAAGTTCGCTTCCGTTTGTGCCGGAACTGGAAGAAGTAGAATGCGATTATATTTTGGGGACTCGGTTTGTTAAAAATTGCCATCCGAATGTGCTGCTAATTAATGCGATCGATGCCCATCATTTCAATACAGTACACAATCTGCCCTTGGAAATAGTATTTAATTCGCAAGAACTGAAATCTAATGCGATCGCTTTTAGCAACACTACGCGGGGAGGTGATGATTCCTGGTTAATTCGCTTGATTCGTCCTTTATATGAGAATGAAGTGACCTACAGTATGTGCTATTGGTATGGCAGCACCGGGACTGTAACGCTTGGCCCCGATTTTTTGCACTTCTATATTATGTTTGCTTTGCGAATGATAGAAGGCGGTAAAACAGAAGGACAAACTATCTTGGTGACTCGCAAGCGATCGGGATGTTTGGGATGGGGTATAAACCGGGGTTTACTGTGGTTAACGCAGCAGGTTGGTAATTACTTTGCCAAGGGAGATACGCAAGTATTTCAAACGATTCAATTCGATTTGAAGACTCCGACAAAAGCCGATCGCTCAATTATAGAATTTATCCAGCACGTCAATCGCCAGAAAGCTTTAACCTGGGGAAATTGGGAAGCTGTTAATTACTCAGAGGATAACGATCGCCATTCTTCATCTACTTCTTTAATGCTCGATTATGACAAATGA
- a CDS encoding DUF433 domain-containing protein, which translates to MLGFDRITFDPKIMAGQACIRGMRIPVSLILNLVANDKPVNEILEEYPDLEAEDIRQSLLYAAWLAQE; encoded by the coding sequence ATGTTAGGATTTGACCGCATTACATTCGATCCCAAAATAATGGCAGGACAAGCTTGTATTCGCGGGATGAGAATTCCAGTTTCATTGATTTTGAATTTGGTGGCTAATGACAAACCAGTCAATGAAATTTTAGAAGAATATCCAGATTTAGAAGCAGAGGATATTCGTCAATCTCTGCTCTATGCAGCGTGGTTGGCTCAAGAGTGA
- a CDS encoding aromatic ring-hydroxylating oxygenase subunit alpha, producing the protein MQIFNNWNVVAKGWYIACPSRELSQGKAKSVEVCGQRIVVFRGEDGRVRALDAYCPHLGTDLGIGQVDGNWIRCAFHHWAFDETGYCQNIPCQSEIPAKAKLQAYTTEEKYGFIWVYPDAEAPEKVADFDELKGKAIVTQADTAFERSCHHHICMMNGIDAQHLKTIHHLDIKMDLSLHQNQLGTQIDFTMRGEFPQTTFRERLGQRFLGSSYEYSMRYANGCIGLLTMMKKVRLFPTLHMLYAYTPIAPGRTRIQPIYVTEKRQGIMGYLLSQFLLLCTRLAYYMLRDEDGKIYDNIRFNPQVLLSIDAPLAQYMQYVNQLEPSRWSPSLKDE; encoded by the coding sequence ATGCAGATATTCAACAATTGGAATGTAGTTGCTAAGGGTTGGTATATTGCCTGTCCCAGCAGGGAATTATCTCAAGGGAAAGCCAAATCTGTAGAGGTTTGCGGGCAAAGAATTGTTGTGTTTCGGGGTGAAGATGGGCGAGTGCGTGCGCTTGATGCCTATTGTCCTCATTTGGGAACAGATTTAGGAATTGGACAGGTTGATGGGAATTGGATTCGCTGTGCGTTTCATCATTGGGCATTTGACGAAACGGGATATTGTCAAAACATTCCCTGTCAATCCGAAATTCCTGCTAAAGCTAAATTACAAGCTTATACAACCGAGGAAAAATATGGGTTTATTTGGGTTTATCCCGATGCTGAAGCACCAGAGAAAGTTGCTGATTTTGATGAACTGAAGGGCAAAGCAATTGTTACGCAAGCAGATACGGCATTTGAAAGAAGTTGCCATCACCATATCTGTATGATGAATGGCATTGATGCTCAACATTTGAAGACTATTCATCATTTAGATATCAAAATGGATCTATCTCTACACCAGAACCAATTAGGGACGCAGATTGACTTTACAATGCGCGGCGAATTTCCACAAACAACGTTTCGAGAACGGTTAGGTCAGCGATTTTTAGGTTCTAGTTATGAGTATTCGATGCGCTATGCAAATGGTTGCATCGGTTTGTTAACAATGATGAAAAAGGTGCGGCTATTTCCGACACTTCATATGCTCTATGCTTACACTCCGATCGCACCTGGAAGAACGCGCATTCAACCGATTTACGTTACAGAGAAACGTCAAGGCATTATGGGATATTTGCTCAGTCAGTTTTTATTGTTGTGTACCCGCTTGGCTTACTATATGCTCAGAGATGAGGATGGCAAGATTTACGACAATATTCGCTTTAATCCGCAGGTACTCTTGAGTATTGATGCGCCATTAGCTCAGTATATGCAGTATGTAAACCAACTTGAACCGTCTCGGTGGTCGCCGAGTCTCAAGGATGAGTAA
- a CDS encoding transcriptional regulator, translating into MSEKTEENLLFDSKVHKRIGELIEALLKDESIGSSRQLGRITGIAFNTLVNWSEGKADPRLEKLMQFAYGIGWSMTELMRYAEGDEDPHEAIARKKAQQQEKAK; encoded by the coding sequence ATGTCGGAAAAAACAGAGGAAAATTTACTATTCGATAGCAAAGTCCACAAACGCATCGGTGAGTTAATAGAGGCGTTGCTGAAAGATGAGAGTATTGGTAGTTCTAGACAGTTAGGGAGAATAACTGGAATTGCATTTAACACGCTAGTTAATTGGTCGGAAGGTAAAGCCGATCCAAGATTAGAAAAGTTAATGCAGTTTGCCTATGGGATCGGCTGGTCGATGACAGAATTGATGAGATATGCAGAAGGGGATGAAGACCCCCACGAAGCGATCGCTCGTAAAAAAGCGCAACAGCAAGAGAAAGCCAAATAA
- a CDS encoding Mpo1-like protein — MTESNANLRQKLRNRIDDRTLAHPFTDYWDIFVLKHQHPINVALHIVGIFIFYGLLFSAWKLQNFWLFLALPLTQLVGLSGHLLFERSHIDFQDAVFSWRASRCLGRMLLRVLLGKYGEDIRQRQEVLRKYQSKGNYS; from the coding sequence ATGACTGAAAGCAATGCTAATCTTCGACAAAAATTGAGAAATCGGATAGACGATCGCACTTTGGCTCATCCATTTACAGATTACTGGGATATTTTTGTTCTCAAACACCAGCACCCAATTAATGTCGCTCTACATATTGTGGGAATATTCATTTTTTACGGATTGCTCTTTTCAGCCTGGAAATTGCAAAACTTCTGGTTATTCTTGGCTTTGCCTCTGACTCAGTTAGTCGGGTTGAGCGGACATTTGTTATTTGAAAGAAGTCATATCGATTTCCAAGATGCGGTGTTTTCTTGGCGGGCTTCTCGCTGTTTGGGTCGAATGCTCTTAAGGGTTTTGTTAGGCAAGTATGGTGAGGATATTCGCCAACGGCAAGAAGTGTTGCGAAAGTATCAGTCAAAAGGTAATTATAGCTAG
- a CDS encoding N-acyl-D-amino-acid deacylase family protein, translating to MLDLLIKNGLIFDGLGSAPVRGDIGIQDGKIVAIAPSLSPNSHQVVDASGLWVTPGFIDIHTHYDLELEIAPGLSESVRHGVTSVVIGNCSLSVAIGAPQMLADIFQRVETLSHQLIAKWLKQSVSWQTPAEYLEHLQQLPLGANVAPLFGHSALRAHVMGLERSLTVQPTESELKTMQQMAADALEAGFVGISIDMFPWHRMSGEWRGCTIPSQHAKLKEYAMLADLCREQDLVFQVTPNLQRLASFLDIMRMGSGIGQKPLRLTVLSALDAVHDRKLWRLFSPLLFIWNRILKGNVRFQTLTEPFTIYSDGSVTPLFEEFPTGAQLNSCNSRQERQKLWESETFRRQFRQEWLNNWRKSFHRQLDLMEIVRCPETSWQGLSFAEIAAQKQQEPVDFFMEVLQKYDTDLRWVATGANDRLKPRLALMQHPYILPGFTDAGAHVRNLGYYDGALSLLKQAVVTKFLAPEMAIARVTGEAARWFRLDTGVIKIGAKADLVLLDPKALNQPISPQVEISDPILDGEPRMVKRGSDDIIEAVYINGIQVIDKGKVCDRLGRERLGTVLSPCVL from the coding sequence ATGTTAGATTTGCTGATAAAAAACGGGTTAATTTTCGATGGTTTGGGCTCTGCGCCAGTGCGGGGAGATATTGGTATTCAGGATGGTAAGATTGTGGCGATCGCTCCCTCATTATCTCCTAATTCCCATCAAGTTGTAGATGCTTCCGGTTTGTGGGTGACGCCGGGATTTATCGATATTCACACTCACTATGATTTAGAGTTAGAAATTGCACCGGGATTGAGCGAATCGGTGCGTCATGGCGTTACCAGCGTTGTCATTGGTAATTGCAGCTTGTCTGTTGCGATTGGTGCGCCGCAAATGCTAGCAGATATTTTTCAGAGAGTCGAAACACTTTCTCATCAACTGATTGCCAAATGGTTGAAACAGTCTGTTTCTTGGCAGACACCCGCAGAATATTTAGAACATTTACAACAATTACCCCTTGGTGCCAATGTTGCGCCACTATTTGGGCATAGTGCCTTACGCGCTCATGTGATGGGATTGGAACGCAGCTTAACCGTTCAACCAACAGAATCCGAGCTAAAAACGATGCAGCAAATGGCGGCAGATGCTTTAGAGGCGGGATTTGTTGGGATTTCAATTGATATGTTTCCTTGGCATAGAATGAGTGGAGAATGGCGCGGCTGCACAATTCCATCTCAACACGCGAAATTGAAAGAATATGCTATGCTAGCCGATCTCTGTCGGGAACAAGATTTAGTCTTTCAAGTTACGCCGAATTTGCAGCGACTTGCTTCGTTTCTCGATATTATGCGGATGGGATCTGGAATTGGGCAAAAACCATTAAGATTGACTGTTTTATCGGCGCTGGATGCCGTACACGATCGCAAACTGTGGCGATTATTTTCTCCCCTTTTATTCATCTGGAATCGCATTCTCAAAGGTAATGTTCGCTTTCAAACGCTGACCGAACCGTTTACAATTTATTCTGATGGTTCCGTCACTCCTTTATTTGAAGAATTTCCGACAGGCGCACAACTGAATAGCTGCAATTCGCGACAAGAACGGCAAAAATTATGGGAGTCGGAAACTTTTCGCCGCCAATTTCGCCAAGAATGGCTAAATAATTGGCGTAAATCATTCCACCGTCAGTTAGATTTAATGGAAATTGTGCGCTGTCCGGAAACGAGTTGGCAAGGGTTAAGTTTTGCTGAAATTGCCGCTCAAAAACAACAAGAACCTGTAGATTTTTTTATGGAAGTTTTGCAAAAGTACGACACAGATTTGCGTTGGGTGGCGACGGGAGCGAACGATCGCTTAAAACCGCGTTTGGCGCTGATGCAACACCCCTATATTTTGCCCGGTTTTACGGATGCTGGCGCTCATGTGCGTAATCTGGGTTACTATGATGGAGCCTTATCTTTGCTCAAGCAAGCGGTGGTGACGAAGTTCCTCGCACCGGAAATGGCGATCGCTCGCGTTACGGGAGAAGCCGCCCGTTGGTTTCGCCTCGATACGGGAGTTATTAAAATAGGTGCTAAAGCCGATCTCGTTTTACTCGATCCCAAGGCTTTAAATCAACCCATCAGTCCGCAAGTGGAAATCTCAGATCCGATTCTGGATGGCGAACCTCGGATGGTCAAACGCGGTTCGGATGATATTATAGAAGCTGTTTATATTAATGGGATTCAGGTTATCGATAAAGGTAAAGTTTGCGATCGCTTAGGTAGAGAACGTCTGGGAACCGTCTTATCTCCGTGCGTTTTATGA